Proteins from one Halovivax limisalsi genomic window:
- a CDS encoding DUF7344 domain-containing protein gives MIRGSSSRDVRRTDGEPTIETVFELLANRQRRYALHCLSGSRGPLSVTDLARRIERRDPRDSASSRMERKTALRHCHLPKLRAANVVDYDPDTGQVRPRSELTRLEPFLELARAEE, from the coding sequence ATGATCCGAGGTAGCTCATCACGGGACGTCCGGCGAACCGACGGGGAACCCACCATCGAGACCGTCTTCGAACTCCTCGCCAACCGACAGCGGCGCTACGCACTCCACTGTCTGAGCGGGAGCCGAGGGCCACTTTCGGTGACCGACCTCGCCAGGCGAATCGAGCGGCGCGACCCGCGCGACTCGGCGTCGAGTCGGATGGAACGCAAAACGGCGCTCAGACACTGTCACCTCCCGAAACTCCGCGCGGCGAACGTCGTCGACTACGACCCGGACACCGGACAGGTGCGCCCCCGGTCGGAACTCACGAGGCTCGAACCGTTCCTCGAACTCGCCCGCGCCGAAGAGTGA
- a CDS encoding DUF1405 domain-containing protein produces the protein MARSAELPRRRALPRWLAPVPRRLEDLGLRYAWLVVAINLAGTAFGFWYYRYQFTVTPTAMWPFVPDSPLATLLIALAIASWKLGRERPWLTAMAFFGNIILGLWTPYTLLAFSEQYAAQGIHPAMYAFLFVSHLAMVVQALVLHRISDFPVWAVGVATVWYGLDLLVDFFVPVVGGTPHHTLLPTARDTQLFLGADALGVAGAGATAFTLLALFLALSIRAVSCERDGRAG, from the coding sequence ATGGCTCGCTCCGCGGAACTGCCGCGCCGGCGCGCGCTTCCACGCTGGCTCGCGCCCGTGCCGCGGCGCCTCGAAGATCTCGGCCTGCGATACGCCTGGCTCGTCGTCGCGATCAACCTCGCCGGGACGGCCTTCGGGTTCTGGTACTACCGCTATCAGTTCACCGTCACGCCGACGGCCATGTGGCCGTTCGTCCCCGACAGCCCGCTCGCGACGCTGTTGATCGCGCTCGCCATCGCATCGTGGAAACTCGGCCGCGAACGCCCCTGGCTCACGGCGATGGCGTTCTTCGGAAACATCATCCTGGGGCTCTGGACGCCCTACACGTTGCTCGCGTTTTCAGAACAGTACGCCGCGCAGGGGATCCACCCGGCGATGTACGCCTTCCTCTTCGTGAGCCACCTGGCGATGGTCGTCCAGGCGCTGGTCCTCCACCGCATCTCTGACTTTCCGGTGTGGGCGGTCGGCGTCGCGACGGTCTGGTACGGCCTCGACCTGCTGGTCGATTTCTTCGTTCCCGTCGTCGGCGGGACGCCCCACCACACGTTGCTCCCGACGGCCCGCGACACGCAGCTGTTCCTCGGCGCGGACGCGCTCGGGGTCGCCGGCGCCGGCGCGACGGCCTTCACGCTCCTGGCGCTCTTCCTGGCGCTGTCGATCCGGGCCGTCTCGTGCGAGCGCGACGGCCGGGCCGGGTAA
- a CDS encoding efflux RND transporter permease subunit codes for MTDLADRYAAWLVGHSRAVVVAAVVLTAVVAAGAAVGDAGSAGIGEFDVDAPETRAGDYVEDRYETDDRIVAQIVVRDDGGDVLTKDSLLDGLYLQADARSTASIDGTLAEPGFQGIENVVATAAVFEDRAAESDGPPETGRPTLDEQIDALESRPADEVEALLTDVLSGESGPDSEGTPAGTDPTAFLPSDYEPGTTDAESRLTLVFQEDAAGEDAEPRTVSEAQVELESLFDERFDDGFVFGQGISDEASSNAVGDSFAIITPVAFVLVLFILGVTYRDVVDVLLGIAGIAVVMAWLAGLMGWLAIPSSQLLIAVPFLLIGLSIDYSLHVVMRYREARAGDSKSVDDEGDADTHAGGEGVGIRTGMAVGLGGVILALAAATFSTGVGFLSNVVSPLPAIRDFAILSAGGIFAALVAFGVLIPALKAEVDGILENRFERNRAKAAFGTTPGPVNRALAAGVALARRAPIAVVIVTVVLASVGAYGATTIDTEFNRTDFLPRDAPDWAKSLPGPLAAGTYTIADDATYLGENFRAGGEGSQAEILIRPDGGDGGVTDPEVLPAIEGARTAGGEWETIDAAPDGTAAVEGPLSVARDLAAANDDVAVALDERETTGDAVPDEDIAGLYDALYGADAERAGTVIERTDGEYESLRLVVSVRGDASAQDVAADVEALADEIEAGADVRATPTGGPVQTAVVQDALLETLVQALAVTLVVILVFLTALYWLRHGAPSLGPITMAPVVIALACLIGMMALLELPFNSETAVITSLAIGLGVDYSIHLGERFVSEKRGFTETSANRAATNGSREKRGFTETSANRAATNGSREKRGSAGTSTKRAANGGAAPVDVENALMATVTGTGGALLGSAATTAAGFGVLALALAPPLRRFGIVTGLAIILAFLSCLLVLPSLLVVRERLLTRFRAE; via the coding sequence GTGACCGATCTGGCCGACCGCTACGCCGCGTGGCTCGTCGGTCACAGCCGCGCGGTCGTCGTCGCCGCGGTGGTACTCACGGCCGTCGTCGCGGCCGGCGCTGCCGTCGGGGACGCCGGAAGCGCCGGCATCGGCGAGTTCGACGTCGACGCGCCCGAGACGCGGGCCGGAGACTACGTCGAGGACCGCTACGAGACGGACGACCGGATCGTCGCCCAGATCGTCGTCCGCGACGATGGTGGCGACGTCCTCACGAAGGACTCGCTGCTCGACGGGCTGTACTTGCAGGCCGACGCCCGGTCCACGGCATCGATCGACGGGACGCTGGCCGAACCCGGGTTCCAGGGCATCGAGAACGTCGTCGCGACCGCCGCGGTCTTCGAGGACCGCGCCGCGGAGAGTGACGGACCGCCGGAGACCGGCCGACCGACGCTCGACGAACAGATCGATGCGCTCGAATCCCGTCCCGCCGACGAGGTCGAAGCGCTCCTGACGGACGTACTGAGCGGAGAATCGGGTCCCGACTCCGAGGGCACCCCTGCCGGAACCGACCCCACCGCGTTCCTGCCGAGCGACTACGAGCCGGGGACCACCGACGCGGAATCGCGACTCACCCTCGTGTTTCAGGAAGATGCTGCGGGGGAAGATGCGGAACCGCGGACCGTCTCCGAGGCGCAGGTCGAACTCGAATCGCTGTTCGACGAGCGATTCGACGACGGCTTCGTCTTCGGGCAGGGGATCAGTGACGAGGCCTCCTCGAACGCGGTCGGCGACAGTTTCGCGATCATCACGCCCGTCGCATTTGTGCTGGTCCTGTTCATCCTCGGCGTGACGTACCGCGACGTCGTCGACGTCCTCCTCGGGATCGCCGGCATCGCGGTCGTAATGGCCTGGTTGGCGGGCCTGATGGGGTGGCTCGCGATCCCCTCGAGCCAGTTGCTGATCGCCGTTCCGTTCCTCCTGATCGGGCTCTCGATCGACTACTCGCTGCACGTGGTGATGCGCTATCGCGAAGCCCGCGCAGGCGATTCGAAGTCAGTCGACGACGAGGGTGACGCGGACACGCACGCGGGCGGCGAGGGTGTCGGAATCAGGACCGGAATGGCGGTCGGGCTCGGCGGCGTGATCCTCGCGCTCGCGGCGGCGACGTTTTCGACCGGCGTCGGGTTCCTCTCGAACGTGGTCAGCCCGCTCCCGGCGATCCGCGACTTCGCGATCCTCTCGGCCGGCGGCATCTTCGCCGCGCTCGTCGCGTTCGGCGTGTTGATCCCGGCGCTGAAGGCCGAGGTCGACGGCATCCTCGAGAATCGATTCGAGCGCAACCGGGCCAAGGCCGCGTTCGGGACGACGCCAGGGCCCGTGAACCGGGCCCTCGCTGCCGGCGTCGCCCTCGCCCGACGGGCGCCGATCGCGGTCGTGATCGTGACGGTCGTCCTCGCGTCGGTCGGCGCCTACGGCGCCACGACCATCGACACGGAGTTCAACCGGACCGACTTCCTCCCTCGCGATGCACCCGACTGGGCCAAGTCCCTCCCCGGCCCGCTGGCTGCGGGAACGTACACGATCGCCGACGACGCGACGTACCTCGGCGAGAACTTCCGGGCGGGCGGCGAGGGGTCGCAGGCGGAGATTCTGATACGACCGGATGGCGGCGATGGGGGTGTGACCGACCCCGAAGTCCTTCCGGCGATCGAGGGCGCGAGAACCGCCGGTGGCGAGTGGGAGACGATCGACGCGGCGCCGGACGGAACCGCCGCCGTCGAGGGACCGCTCTCGGTCGCCCGCGATCTCGCGGCCGCGAACGACGACGTGGCCGTCGCGCTCGACGAACGCGAGACGACCGGCGACGCCGTGCCGGACGAGGACATCGCAGGACTGTACGACGCCCTGTACGGGGCCGACGCCGAGCGGGCCGGAACGGTGATCGAGCGCACCGACGGCGAGTACGAGTCGCTCCGCCTCGTCGTGAGCGTCCGCGGCGACGCGAGCGCGCAGGACGTCGCGGCGGACGTGGAGGCCCTCGCCGACGAGATCGAAGCCGGGGCGGACGTGCGGGCGACGCCGACCGGGGGCCCCGTTCAGACCGCGGTCGTCCAGGACGCGCTCCTGGAGACGCTCGTCCAGGCGCTGGCCGTAACCCTGGTCGTCATCCTCGTCTTCCTGACGGCGCTGTACTGGCTCCGCCACGGCGCGCCCTCGCTCGGCCCGATCACGATGGCACCGGTCGTGATCGCGCTCGCCTGCCTCATCGGCATGATGGCGCTGCTGGAGCTGCCGTTCAACAGCGAGACGGCCGTCATCACGAGCCTGGCGATCGGGCTGGGGGTCGACTACAGCATCCACCTGGGAGAACGGTTCGTGAGTGAGAAGCGAGGTTTCACCGAAACCTCGGCAAACCGAGCGGCGACCAACGGGAGCCGCGAGAAGCGAGGTTTCACCGAAACCTCGGCAAACCGAGCGGCGACCAACGGGAGCCGCGAGAAGCGAGGATCCGCAGGAACCTCGACGAAGCGAGCGGCGAACGGCGGGGCGGCACCGGTCGACGTCGAGAACGCCTTGATGGCGACCGTAACGGGGACGGGCGGTGCGCTGCTTGGCAGCGCGGCGACGACGGCCGCCGGGTTCGGCGTCCTGGCGCTCGCGCTTGCGCCGCCCCTTCGTCGCTTCGGGATCGTGACGGGGCTGGCGATCATCCTCGCCTTCCTGTCCTGTTTGCTCGTGTTGCCGAGCCTGCTGGTCGTTCGCGAACGGCTCCTGACGCGGTTCCGCGCCGAGTAA
- a CDS encoding nucleoside deaminase has translation MSDAPIDDFDHESHVRRAIDLAREAADRGDEPFGSVLVRDDSVVTSASNRVVTADDIRRHPELDLATRACREFEPDERAETVMYTSTEPCPMCAGGMATAGFDRVVYSVGGDELAAMTGGTEPSVRSADILDGVTSVVGPVLNDEGRAVHEDYGWSDPSGRRQDSA, from the coding sequence GTGAGCGACGCCCCCATCGACGACTTCGACCACGAATCGCACGTGCGCCGGGCGATCGACCTCGCTCGCGAGGCCGCCGACCGCGGCGACGAACCGTTCGGGAGCGTGCTCGTTCGCGACGATTCGGTCGTCACGTCCGCGTCGAACCGCGTGGTCACGGCGGACGACATCCGCCGTCACCCGGAACTCGATCTCGCGACGCGTGCCTGTCGAGAGTTCGAGCCGGACGAGCGCGCGGAGACTGTGATGTACACGAGCACGGAACCGTGTCCGATGTGCGCCGGCGGCATGGCCACGGCCGGGTTCGACCGCGTCGTCTACAGCGTCGGCGGCGACGAGCTGGCGGCGATGACCGGCGGAACGGAGCCGTCCGTTCGATCGGCCGACATCCTCGACGGCGTCACGTCGGTCGTCGGTCCGGTCCTGAACGACGAGGGGCGAGCGGTCCACGAGGACTACGGCTGGTCGGATCCGAGCGGACGACGGCAGGATTCCGCTTAG
- a CDS encoding valine--tRNA ligase, translated as MEGTYEPDDIESHWQRRWVETDTYAYEGDPEQDPNTVYSIDTPPPTVSGSLHMGHLYGHTLQDFAARFQRMADGDVLFPFGYDDNGIASERLTEDELDIRHQDYERQEFQDLCREVCREYEAEFTEKMQGLGCSIDWNRTYKTIEPRVQRISQLSFLDLYEKGREYRKKAPAIWCPECETAISQVEVEDDERGSHFNDIAFGITSDGTDREEFVISTTRPELLPACVAVFVHPDDDENQDLVGETARVPIFGHEVPIIEDDRVDVEKGSGIVMCCTFGDQNDIEWYQAHDLPLRVAIDETATMTDLAGEYEGLSTEEAREAIVEDLEDEGYLRDRWEITHAVGVHERCDTPVEFRVSKQWYVEILDHKEEYLEAGREMDWYPEKMFTRYKHWIEGLEWDWLISRQRDSGIPFPVWYCADCDEPVVADKADLPVDPLSDDPPVDSCPACGHEAFEPEADVFDTWATSSLTPLINAGWDWDGEVASSAERSSADRSSGHGPREDEVSDLGAESGERQRPANGEGARALETVSGERQRPANGEDAGDGGEGGFTMDHPELYPFDLRPQGHDIISFWLFHTVIKCYEHTGEVPFDATLINGHVLDENREKMSKSRGNIVAPDEVVAEYPVDAIRFWAASAAVGDDFPYQEQDLRAGEKLLRKLWNASKLVDSLAPVDPDEPDELAAIDRWLLAELDDAVADLTAHFEAHEYAKARDRLRTFFWNTFCDDYLEIAKERSDDPSTAYALRTAHRTFLELWAPILPHVTEEIWQASYAAEGADIDASSIHRREWPEPRGYDADLAAGETAMAVISALRRYKSERQLPLNSDLDRVAVYGDVDGFEDAIANVMHVADLESLESEPEITTAIDSIDLDYATVGPEYGSKVGEIDAAIDAGEYDLTDDGSLAVAGETLDSDLFEVERERTYDGSGTMVETDDAIVIVETRGPT; from the coding sequence ATGGAGGGAACCTACGAACCGGACGACATCGAATCCCACTGGCAGCGCCGGTGGGTCGAGACGGACACGTACGCCTACGAGGGCGACCCGGAGCAGGACCCGAACACCGTCTATTCCATCGACACGCCACCGCCGACGGTCTCGGGAAGCCTCCACATGGGCCACCTCTACGGCCACACGCTGCAGGACTTCGCGGCCCGCTTCCAGCGGATGGCCGACGGCGACGTCCTCTTCCCGTTCGGCTACGACGACAACGGTATCGCGAGCGAGCGCCTGACGGAGGACGAACTCGACATCCGCCACCAGGACTACGAGCGCCAGGAGTTCCAGGATCTCTGCCGCGAAGTCTGTCGGGAGTACGAGGCCGAGTTCACCGAGAAGATGCAGGGCCTGGGCTGCTCGATCGACTGGAATCGAACCTACAAGACGATCGAGCCGCGGGTCCAGCGCATCTCGCAGCTGTCATTTCTCGATCTCTACGAGAAGGGGCGGGAGTACCGCAAGAAGGCGCCCGCGATCTGGTGTCCCGAGTGCGAGACGGCGATCTCGCAGGTCGAGGTCGAGGACGACGAGCGCGGCTCGCACTTCAACGACATCGCGTTCGGTATTACCAGCGACGGCACCGACCGCGAGGAGTTCGTCATCTCCACGACCCGGCCGGAACTGCTCCCGGCCTGCGTCGCCGTCTTCGTCCACCCCGACGATGACGAGAATCAGGATCTCGTCGGCGAGACGGCCCGGGTCCCCATCTTCGGTCACGAGGTCCCGATCATCGAAGACGACCGCGTCGACGTGGAGAAGGGCAGCGGGATCGTCATGTGCTGTACGTTCGGCGACCAGAACGACATCGAGTGGTACCAGGCCCACGACCTCCCGCTGCGCGTCGCCATCGACGAGACCGCGACGATGACCGACCTCGCCGGGGAGTACGAGGGCCTCTCGACCGAGGAGGCCCGCGAGGCAATCGTCGAGGACCTGGAGGACGAGGGCTACCTGCGAGACCGCTGGGAGATCACCCACGCAGTCGGGGTCCACGAGCGCTGTGACACGCCCGTCGAGTTCCGCGTCTCCAAGCAGTGGTACGTCGAGATCCTCGACCACAAGGAGGAGTACCTGGAAGCGGGCCGGGAGATGGACTGGTACCCCGAGAAGATGTTCACCCGCTACAAGCACTGGATCGAGGGGCTGGAGTGGGACTGGCTCATCTCCCGCCAGCGCGACTCGGGGATTCCATTCCCGGTCTGGTACTGCGCGGACTGCGACGAACCGGTCGTGGCCGACAAGGCGGACCTGCCGGTCGATCCGCTCTCGGACGACCCGCCGGTCGATAGCTGTCCCGCGTGCGGCCACGAGGCGTTCGAACCCGAGGCCGACGTCTTCGACACGTGGGCGACCTCGTCGCTGACGCCGCTGATCAACGCCGGCTGGGACTGGGACGGCGAGGTCGCAAGTAGCGCGGAACGCAGTTCCGCGGACCGTTCGAGCGGGCACGGCCCGCGAGAAGACGAAGTGAGCGACCTCGGAGCGGAGAGCGGGGAGCGTCAGCGACCCGCGAACGGCGAGGGCGCTCGCGCCCTGGAAACGGTGAGCGGGGAGCGTCAACGACCCGCGAACGGCGAGGACGCCGGTGACGGTGGCGAAGGTGGGTTCACCATGGACCACCCGGAGCTGTACCCGTTCGACCTCCGCCCGCAGGGCCACGACATCATCTCGTTCTGGCTGTTCCACACGGTCATCAAGTGCTACGAGCACACCGGCGAGGTGCCCTTCGACGCGACGCTGATCAACGGCCACGTTCTGGACGAGAACCGCGAGAAGATGTCCAAATCGCGGGGGAACATCGTCGCGCCCGACGAGGTCGTCGCGGAGTACCCCGTCGACGCCATCCGGTTCTGGGCGGCCAGCGCCGCGGTCGGCGACGACTTCCCGTACCAGGAGCAGGATCTGCGCGCCGGCGAGAAGCTCCTGCGCAAGCTCTGGAACGCCTCGAAACTCGTCGACAGCCTCGCGCCCGTCGATCCCGACGAGCCCGACGAGCTCGCGGCGATCGACCGCTGGCTGCTGGCGGAACTCGACGACGCGGTCGCCGACCTCACCGCGCACTTCGAGGCCCACGAGTACGCGAAGGCCCGCGACCGCCTGCGGACGTTCTTCTGGAACACCTTCTGCGACGACTACCTCGAGATCGCGAAGGAGCGATCCGACGACCCCTCGACCGCCTACGCGCTCCGGACCGCCCACCGCACCTTCCTCGAACTCTGGGCGCCGATCCTGCCCCACGTCACCGAGGAGATCTGGCAGGCCAGTTACGCCGCTGAGGGCGCCGATATCGACGCGTCGAGCATCCACCGCCGCGAGTGGCCCGAGCCGCGGGGCTACGACGCCGACCTCGCGGCCGGCGAGACCGCGATGGCCGTCATCTCGGCGCTGCGGCGCTACAAGAGCGAGCGCCAGCTCCCGCTGAACAGCGACCTCGATCGCGTCGCCGTCTACGGCGACGTCGACGGGTTCGAAGACGCCATCGCGAACGTCATGCACGTCGCGGACCTCGAGAGCCTCGAATCCGAACCGGAGATCACCACGGCGATCGACTCGATCGACCTCGACTACGCGACGGTCGGGCCCGAGTACGGCTCGAAAGTCGGCGAGATCGACGCCGCAATCGACGCCGGCGAGTACGACCTGACCGACGACGGCTCGCTCGCCGTCGCCGGCGAGACCCTCGATAGCGACCTGTTCGAGGTCGAACGCGAGCGGACGTACGACGGTTCCGGCACGATGGTCGAGACCGACGACGCGATCGTCATCGTCGAGACCCGAGGACCGACGTAG
- the pdxS gene encoding pyridoxal 5'-phosphate synthase lyase subunit PdxS encodes MADSTDLEELRRGTDLVKRGFARMQKGGVIMDVVDPEQARIAEEAGAVAVMALEAVPADIRKRGGVARMADPGDVAEIVESVSIPVMGKARIGHTKEAQILEAVGVDMIDESEVLTPADDAFHIEKREFTAPFVCGARDLGEALRRIDEGAAMIRTKGEAGTGDVNQAVHHQRTIKGAIRELEGMTREEREAYAREIEAPADLVHETAEMGRLPVVNFAAGGIATPADAALMMHHECDGIFVGSGIFGAENPPEMAEAIVQATTNWDDPETLAEISKDLGKGMKGDANVDLPEEEKLQGRGV; translated from the coding sequence ATGGCCGACTCTACCGATCTCGAGGAGCTTCGACGGGGGACCGACCTCGTCAAGCGCGGCTTCGCTCGCATGCAGAAGGGCGGCGTCATCATGGACGTCGTCGATCCCGAACAGGCCCGCATCGCGGAAGAGGCCGGCGCCGTCGCGGTGATGGCCCTGGAGGCCGTCCCCGCGGACATCAGAAAGCGCGGCGGCGTCGCCAGGATGGCCGACCCCGGCGACGTCGCGGAGATCGTCGAATCGGTGTCGATCCCCGTGATGGGCAAGGCCCGGATCGGACACACGAAGGAAGCCCAGATCCTGGAGGCCGTCGGCGTGGACATGATCGACGAGTCCGAGGTGCTCACCCCCGCCGACGACGCCTTCCACATCGAGAAGCGCGAGTTCACGGCGCCGTTCGTCTGCGGCGCGCGCGACCTCGGCGAGGCGCTGCGCCGGATCGACGAGGGTGCGGCGATGATCCGCACGAAGGGCGAGGCCGGCACCGGCGACGTCAACCAGGCCGTCCACCACCAGCGCACGATCAAGGGCGCCATCCGCGAACTCGAGGGGATGACCCGCGAGGAGCGCGAGGCCTACGCCCGCGAGATCGAGGCGCCCGCCGACCTCGTCCACGAGACCGCCGAGATGGGGCGGCTCCCGGTCGTCAACTTCGCGGCCGGCGGCATCGCGACGCCGGCCGACGCGGCGCTCATGATGCACCACGAGTGCGACGGCATCTTCGTCGGCAGCGGCATCTTCGGCGCGGAGAACCCGCCCGAAATGGCCGAGGCGATCGTCCAGGCGACGACCAACTGGGACGACCCCGAGACGCTGGCCGAGATTTCGAAGGACCTCGGCAAGGGGATGAAAGGCGACGCGAACGTCGACCTGCCCGAGGAGGAGAAGCTACAGGGACGCGGCGTCTAG